A region of Candidatus Schekmanbacteria bacterium DNA encodes the following proteins:
- the scpB gene encoding SMC-Scp complex subunit ScpB: MQQKYLSFTVESLKPIIEALIFVSEEPLTINKMVEIVKAEKALIKEAVYELIEDYDKNGRGMEIIEVAGGFKMKTRTEFSKWISELYTTRKKVRLSIPALETLAVIAYKQPITKAEIEQIRGVNIGGTLKTLLERDLIKILGKKEAPGRPIMYGTTKTFLELFGLKDLSSLPTLKEFSELGFDLSDSQSEETNKGEEENEGETTENNSGSGDSVAQESGIPDNGGESKG, encoded by the coding sequence ATGCAGCAGAAATATTTATCATTTACAGTTGAATCATTGAAACCTATCATTGAAGCCTTGATTTTTGTGTCAGAAGAGCCCTTGACAATTAATAAAATGGTCGAAATCGTGAAAGCAGAAAAAGCTCTCATAAAAGAAGCAGTATATGAGCTTATAGAAGATTATGACAAAAATGGAAGAGGAATGGAAATCATTGAGGTTGCAGGCGGATTTAAGATGAAAACCCGCACAGAGTTTTCGAAATGGATATCTGAACTTTATACAACAAGAAAAAAAGTGCGACTTTCTATTCCAGCACTTGAAACACTTGCAGTAATAGCATATAAACAGCCAATTACAAAAGCAGAAATTGAACAGATTAGAGGCGTCAACATTGGAGGTACATTGAAAACTCTTTTGGAAAGAGACCTGATAAAGATACTTGGGAAAAAGGAAGCGCCCGGACGCCCCATAATGTATGGTACGACAAAAACATTTTTAGAACTATTTGGCTTAAAGGATTTATCCTCTTTGCCAACTTTAAAAGAGTTTTCAGAGCTTGGCTTTGATTTGTCAGACAGTCAGTCGGAAGAAACTAACAAAGGCGAAGAAGAAAATGAAGGTGAGACTACAGAAAATAATAGCGGAAGCGGGGATAGTGTCGCGCAGGAAAGCGGAATCCCTGATAATGGAGGGGAGAGTAAAGGTTAA
- the mraY gene encoding phospho-N-acetylmuramoyl-pentapeptide-transferase, translating into MVTAFIIAILTGPSIIRFLRRKSLKDIPREEIELINPSSKEGTPTMGGLLIIISMILPAILWCNLFNMYTQIIIAATVWFSALGIKDDLIKVREGRKDGMSKKEKIFWQASFGLILALIMVSPLSPVGMDKATHINFPFYKYSVDIGWLYVPFVIFVIMATSNAVNFADGLDGLAIGPSILTAMVFGVFAYVLSNLKLAKYFQFEFLNGAGELAVFSAAFIGAGIGFLWFNSYPAQVFMGDTGSMMIGGVLGTIAVLIKQEFLFIIAGIVFVAEAASVFIQMVFINYIGRRLFLMAPIHHSFQKRGIAEPKVVIRFWIISAIFALIALSTLKIR; encoded by the coding sequence ATGGTGACAGCTTTTATAATTGCAATTTTAACAGGTCCTTCGATAATCAGATTTTTGAGAAGAAAATCGCTGAAAGATATTCCAAGAGAGGAGATTGAACTAATTAATCCCTCATCGAAAGAGGGAACACCAACAATGGGAGGATTGTTGATTATTATTTCTATGATTCTTCCTGCAATCTTATGGTGCAACCTTTTCAATATGTATACGCAAATAATCATAGCTGCTACGGTGTGGTTTTCAGCCCTCGGAATCAAAGATGATCTGATTAAAGTAAGAGAAGGCAGAAAAGATGGTATGAGCAAGAAAGAAAAAATATTTTGGCAGGCATCCTTTGGATTGATTCTTGCTTTGATAATGGTTTCTCCTTTATCTCCAGTTGGTATGGACAAGGCAACGCACATAAATTTCCCATTTTATAAATATTCGGTAGATATTGGATGGCTCTATGTCCCCTTTGTTATTTTTGTTATTATGGCAACTTCTAATGCAGTCAATTTTGCTGATGGACTCGATGGGCTTGCTATTGGCCCTTCAATATTAACAGCTATGGTCTTTGGAGTTTTTGCATATGTGTTGAGCAATCTTAAATTGGCAAAATACTTTCAATTTGAATTTCTTAATGGCGCCGGTGAATTGGCAGTTTTTTCAGCAGCTTTTATTGGTGCAGGAATTGGTTTTTTATGGTTTAATTCATATCCAGCACAAGTTTTTATGGGAGATACCGGTTCGATGATGATTGGAGGAGTGTTAGGGACAATTGCTGTACTCATAAAACAAGAATTTTTATTCATAATAGCAGGAATTGTTTTTGTTGCAGAAGCAGCGTCAGTCTTTATTCAAATGGTGTTTATAAACTATATTGGTAGAAGACTTTTTTTGATGGCGCCGATACACCATTCTTTTCAAAAAAGAGGTATCGCAGAGCCAAAAGTTGTTATAAGGTTTTGGATTATATCGGCTATTTTTGCATTAATAGCTTTAAGCACTTTAAAAATCAGATAA
- a CDS encoding rRNA pseudouridine synthase yields MKVRLQKIIAEAGIVSRRKAESLIMEGRVKVNGKIVTQLGTKADPSVDHIRVDGKLIKIKPSAKKEYYLFNKPQGVITSLEDEKGRKTVIDYFDTDKRLFPVGRLDYNSEGLLILTNDGDFCKILTDAANGIERVYDVKIQGFLDEKIKRRKINAVKLEKGYISKPIIEILKETNSNTWLRVTLRTGKNREVRRIFEKLGYTVVRLKRIKYGPFELGTLPKGEYRKFTAEEMKEVNILKKKCSRNKK; encoded by the coding sequence ATGAAGGTGAGACTACAGAAAATAATAGCGGAAGCGGGGATAGTGTCGCGCAGGAAAGCGGAATCCCTGATAATGGAGGGGAGAGTAAAGGTTAATGGAAAGATTGTTACACAGTTAGGCACAAAAGCTGATCCCTCAGTTGACCATATTAGAGTCGATGGAAAATTAATAAAGATCAAGCCATCTGCAAAGAAGGAATATTATCTTTTCAATAAGCCGCAGGGGGTAATTACTTCATTAGAGGATGAGAAAGGAAGAAAAACTGTAATCGATTACTTTGACACGGACAAACGATTGTTCCCGGTAGGGCGGCTTGATTATAATTCAGAGGGGCTTTTAATTCTAACAAATGATGGGGACTTTTGTAAAATCCTTACTGATGCGGCAAATGGCATTGAAAGAGTTTACGATGTAAAGATACAAGGCTTTCTTGATGAGAAAATAAAAAGAAGAAAAATTAATGCAGTAAAGTTAGAAAAAGGGTATATATCAAAACCAATTATAGAAATTTTGAAGGAGACAAATTCGAATACATGGCTGCGTGTAACATTGAGGACAGGAAAAAATAGGGAGGTGCGAAGAATCTTCGAAAAACTTGGATATACAGTTGTGCGTCTGAAAAGGATAAAGTATGGACCTTTTGAGCTGGGAACACTTCCCAAAGGAGAATATAGAAAATTTACAGCAGAAGAAATGAAAGAAGTCAATATTTTGAAGAAAAAATGTTCAAGAAATAAAAAATAA